In one window of Canis aureus isolate CA01 chromosome 25, VMU_Caureus_v.1.0, whole genome shotgun sequence DNA:
- the MRPL51 gene encoding large ribosomal subunit protein mL51: MTGSLSLGIGRVLWGQVPLACRSFSLGIPRMFHVRVTLPPPKVVDRWNEKRAMFGVYDNIGILGDFKMHPKELIKGPRWLRGWKGNELQRCIRKKKMVGNRMFLDDLHKLNKRISYLYKHFNRHGKYR; the protein is encoded by the exons ATGACAGGGAGCCTCTCTTTGGGGATAGGAAGGGTCCTATggggccaggtgcccctggcctgCAGAAGCTTCTCTCTGG GTATTCCTAGAATGTTCCATGTAAGGgtcaccctccctcctcccaaagTGGTTGATCGTTGGAACGAGAAGAGGGCCATGTTTGGGGTGTATGACAACATCGGGATCCTGG GAGACTTTAAAATGCACCCCAAAGAACTGATCAAGGGCCCCAGATGGCTTCGAGGCTGGAAGGGGAATGAATTACAACGTTGTATCCGAAAGAAGAAAATGGTTGGAAATAGAATGTTCCTTGATGATCTGCACAAACTTAACAAACGCATCAGCTACCTCTATAAACACTTTAATCGACATGGAAAGTACCGGTAA